In a single window of the Elaeis guineensis isolate ETL-2024a chromosome 4, EG11, whole genome shotgun sequence genome:
- the LOC105061531 gene encoding uncharacterized protein, whose product MARRRRRWQFIENQRQRLATYRKRRGGLRKKASQLSSLCGVPIAVISFGPNGRLDTWPDDQGAIHDLLLTYRSFDPEKRRKHDLDLPTLLEAQEGSQNLLWDPRLDAMPTESLRNLTNSLDSKVKAIDERIQQLLEENSKCSNQDNNNSSREQGVNSKCNDQDNNNTGSEQRDDSKSSNQGNNNTSSGRGDDSRGSNEGNNNTSTEQSLPPCSNPVVFDPFPINKRNAYAELFHGLDESGRFIYPPHTSIAFDLYPINYDASMGVATSAWLPDSSSSSVPTDFSHAINSSSQAFSSVPSSPLMPPPSTSNNRAFGNDHPFCPPESSFGDFFESCEFLMGGDDIVGANTFGGTLTIEEPLPSAFGPPVQ is encoded by the coding sequence ATGGCCCGTCGTCGGCGTCGATGGCAGTTCATAGAAAACCAGAGACAACGTTTGGCCACCTacaggaagaggagaggaggccTCAGGAAGAAGGCCAGCCAGCTCTCCTCCCTCTGCGGCGTCCCCATCGCCGTCATCTCTTTCGGTCCCAACGGCCGGCTCGACACATGGCCGGACGACCAAGGAGCCATCCACGACCTCCTCCTCACCTATCGAAGCTTCGACCCCGAGAAGCGGCGGAAGCACGACCTCGACCTACCGACCCTCCTCGAAGCCCAAGAAGGCAGCCAAAACCTCCTGTGGGATCCTCGCCTCGACGCCATGCCCACGGAGTCCCTTCGAAACCTCACCAACTCACTCGACTCCAAGGTGAAGGCTATCGACGAGAGAATCCAACAGCTGCTCGAGGAAAATTCCAAGTGCAGCAACCAAGACAACAATAATTCCAGCAGAGAACAAGGTGTTAATTCCAAGTGCAACGACCAGGATAACAATAACACCGGCAGTGAACAGCGTGATGATTCCAAGAGCAGCAACCAAGGTAATAATAACACCAGCAGTGGACGAGGTGATGATTCTAGGGGTAGCAACGAAGGTAATAACAACACCAGCACTGAACAAAGCTTGCCTCCTTGCAGTAATCCGGTGGTCTTTGATCCCTTCCCTATAAATAAAAGGAACGCCTATGCGGAACTCTTTCATGGCCTGGATGAGAGTGGAAGATTTATTTATCCTCCTCATACTTCAATTGCCTTCGATCTGTATCCCATAAATTATGATGCTTCCATGGGAGTTGCTACCAGTGCTTGGTTGCCGGATTCTTCGTCTTCTTCTGTGCCAACCGACTTCAGTCATGCTATCAATTCTTCTTCTCAGGCATTCTCCTCCGTGCCATCATCACCTCTCATGCCACCACCATCCACCAGTAATAACAGAGCCTTTGGCAATGACCATCCCTTCTGCCCACCAGAGAGCAGTTTTGGTGATTTTTTCGAAAGCTGCGAGTTTCTGATGGGAGGTGATGATATAGTTGGGGCCAACACTTTCGGGGGTACTCTGACAATAGAGGAGCCATTGCCATCAGCTTTCGGGCCTCCGGTGCAGTGA